A window of Triplophysa rosa unplaced genomic scaffold, Trosa_1v2 scaffold251_ERROPOS137759, whole genome shotgun sequence genomic DNA:
AGCCTCAACACAAACAGCTTTACACTGAGCTCCATTGAAGTCATCAGTACAGCGTGCCAATTCTTCATAGTTCACATCAGGACTGCATCATATACAGAAGAAATAATAGTAAATGCATGAAcggattttaatgtttttttatcaatcAAATTGCAACACCTTACAGTCAGTCTCTATATGTTAATAGTAGTTAATGCATTTGATTTCATAAACTTATAACACGGTAAATTATTTTTCAAAGCATTTACTTTtaacaatgaaagtgaattttttacagtttgaaCTTTTCACTGTACACTCTGTGAGAGATGAGCTtagacacaaaagaaaaaaaaattcagtaCCAGACGTTCATCTTGCGTGAGTGGATCTGCATAATGCGAGCACGAGCCTCCTCATTGGGCATGGGGAACTCAATCTTACGATCCAGCCGGCCTGAACGCAACAGAGCCGGGTCCAAGATATCCACCCTGTTAGTGGCAGCAATCACCTgagaataataattaaaaatgttaaaactcAAGAAATACAAGCCTATGTTTGCTTACAACATCTTAATCTGCGAGTACAGACCTTCACTTGCATGTTAGGCTGAAAGCCGTCAAGTTGGTTAAGCAGCTCCAACATGGTTCTCTGCACCTCTCTGTCTCCAGCTTTTTCACTATCAAAGCGCTTGGTGCCGATAGCATCCAGCTCATCAATGAAGATGATGGACGGAGCTTTCTCTTTGGCAAGAGCAAATGCGTCACGTACCAGTTTGGCACCATCGCCAATAAACATCTGCACCAACTGAGGGCCAGCCAACTTCAAAAACGTTGCCTGAAGAAAGGACAAAGGTAAAATGTGATGCCTCAAAAAAAAATCTGGGGAATGCTAATATTTTGCACTGTACTGAGGGGTTTTCACTGTACCTTGGTTTGGGCTGCACAGGCTCTTGCCAGCAGGGTCTTTCCTGTGCCTGGTGGCCCATACATCAGAACTCCCTTTGGTGGTTGGATGCCCAGATTCTCAAACTTCTCTTTATGGTTCATAGGCAGAACGATCGCCTCCACCAGCTGCACAGAGCAAACCAGTCATCACAAAAATCAGTCGAAAGAGGTTTGATCTAGAGGCCATGTCTGTGGTCTTACTGTCAACAGCATTTCGATTTTTCAAATACGAGGCATGTTATTAGGTGGTACCTCCTGGATCTGTTTGTCAAGGCCACCGATGTCACTGTACTGCTCTGTAGGCCTCTCATCCACCTCCATGGCTTTAACTCTAGAGTCATACTCAGTAGGTAGAGTCTCCAAAATCAGGTAGGAGTCTTTATTCACGCCCTGTGAACAGATTCAGAAACCTTAAAAACATATCTAGacaaaaaaaaagcattttaaggCTGAGAGCATAAGAATAATTTCTATGCTAATGCTGAATACATGGAGGGAAGTCACTGATTTATAGTACCTTTTTTTACAGTTACAGGCTAGCACAAATTCTCACTTACCACAAGATCACCAGGTTTCAGTTTCTCAGCATCCACCAAACCAATCACAGGCAGGAAATAAGTCTGCAATTAAAACACTGAATATATTAAGCGCCataaaaatgacatcatttaatCAACTATCAAAATTCAGAATTTTTATGGCCAGAAAAATTCAAGCTACAGTTGCAGTTATTTCAGTAATCTCCCTGACTAACCTGCCGTGTGGAGGTTTTGATGACTGCACACTTGCCCTTCCTCTGTGAGTCCAGATCAACATTGGCCCCATCCTCTTCTTGGTCATTAGGATCTACATCCAACAGCTTCCGttcaaacagacaaaaaaatgaatactgGTTCAAATGATTTAAGCATTAAAGGCAGaataggtgatcctgtccagaaacattttgttacactggttggaaatctctttacatcctgatagcaatctaGAAGTAAAGTGGTCCaatgatatttttataattatatatggTCTATGAAAGGTGTAGGACCAAAATACCGTTCGCCCAATCATTGCATTCAGTCCGAACGCAATGACTGATTGCATCTACATTTTCAGTCAACCTATTTTGCATCCTACTCCGCATCCTGTTCATGCAGACACCATACATCATCAGCGCGGTCAAATACGCTGCGCAGACACAGCGGTAGAATGGCAGGTAAACAGCTGGAACCTAACTTTCCCCTTGTCTCCCGCAGTTTTCTCAAACAATTGggctattttaaaaaagcagttgcgggaaaaattaGGGAGCTGCGGGTTGTGTTtttttgggctactttcataataTGCGGGCTGCGGCTgcccaaaatgtttatttataagcaAAGTATGATTGTTAATTGATCAgtttcttaatgtgtattcaaaCTTGGAATGAACACCTGGCAACCCCACGACCAACCGTGTTCTCAAAAGGGTGGGAGAGTTCGACAGGTACAGTACAGGGGCGCGGGAGCTCAGCTAAACCGAAGAGGaaaaatatagcggtggtagGAGACAATGCATCCGTACCATGTTTGTACTATTGTTTCGCACCAAGGTGCATGTCGCAttgcacaataaaataaatcacgCATGATTGTAGAACAGTTGATTCTTCCGACTGCCAAACGTTTGAGCAGAGCTATACGCAGTCTGGAACAACGAAAACATTAACGTGCTTGTACTAACACGTACGTATGCAATAAATTGAACCATGCatcatttcttgtttttgcatgtATTATTTATGAAGAGAAAACAAGTTTCTCATCCATTTCCATGCATGTACACAttggatcttttttaaagggacaatcCACCCAAAATGGAAAATTGTCAAATTAATCATTACTTGTTCCAagcctgtttaaatttctttgttcggttgaacacaaagaaagatattttaaagaatgttggcaactgaAAAGTCTGGGGcttcactgactaccatagtagaaaaaaataaaatggtataGTCTAaggtggcccagaactgtttgctttccaaaGTCCctcaaaatatctgtttttgtgttcaacatataatatatatatacaatacctaggaaactTAGTTAACAACTGTcaatattgctatatttacttatgtGATACGTTAATATAAGTAAATATAACAATATTGGAAGTTGTTAAGgttgatttgacaccggaaaaaATTAGTTAAAACTAGTTTTCGTTCTTTTTGGGaaggttttgaggggtcattgggctgtaAATATTTCTTGGACCTGGCAAACTTACCAAATCATCTATTCCTCCTTTTAAGTTTCTATGTTGTGCCTATAAGAGAGCTTTATTTTCCTTACCTCTATGACATTAGAGACAAGGTATGGTAAAGTCTTGTTGACTTtgattttctctgtgttctcctTTATCTTGTCTTTCATAGCTTGCAGCTCATGAGTGACACGCAGGACCTCACTCTTCATAATCTGGAACCACATACATTATAAAGTCAGGATCGAGTACACGTTGCGTGATAAACACAAGAGCATTTGCATGGAGCCACCAAAAATGATCAACTGCACACTGTTACACTTCTAACTAggactgtgcaaaaatatcgatacatgtaactatagcaatattttttttttcgatagtgtatcaATAGTGATACCTTTACTAtcgattatttgtttttaaatcatgtcttaatacatacggccaaaagtaagtggaagcgagcatggcgaaaaatataagaacgcttcaaGCTCTcggagctgatgtgtgggtgtgctttggttttcaaaataagtaatggagtaatgagttatataaaataatgctgttggtaggcttcgcaagtcatgacacaagtcacttggctactgcagtgcattagacaaaaagtttagacatttattgtgctttcacggatgtgacaccagcgcatttacagcacgggtgaaccaggggttttattctgcccatgttcattgttttaactgtaatgcaccacaacagccaagtgacttgcgtgagccaccttattcccctgtgctacccacttgaggggcgcaatccacagtttgagaacccaaacctctgatctaaaggtccatgcatcgcacatcatggccactctgcagaggtaagggatgtttttacacttatccttacagaaaaccccaggtggtgcacagcatgttgtattcctagatctactttttacattttctatttaaagtattgcaatatatcgcaaatgtgtatcgtatcgacaTGCATAACAGTATATTGTATCGTGATATGCATCACGATACAATGCCACGATACAataggcacttgccaatacacagccctacttcTAACATTACATCACCTTAATCTCACTGTCCAAAAGACGAGTCCTTTGAACGATCTCCTCCGTCGACATCTTAAGGACTTCCTCGCCGATGCCAtcctttaaaatacaataagaAATGGGTGTTTCGCAATAGCAGCagtatacaaacaaacaaaaccagtcttCATGTGCACGTTGCACAAGTCTTTTAATCCCTCACCTTGTAACCAATAAATACCTTATAAACCTGAATAAGTTAATACCCCGAGAAAACTGCCTATCAACTACTTAAAACAGTGAATCCGTTAGCTCGCTGCTGTTGCCAGGCTAATGTTATCCTAGCAAGCCATCACTACTACACCTGTACTAAAGATGTAAAGTTACGGCGAGCATATTATTTTTGACCAGATCATTTATAAGAGCTCGTTTCTGTTATTTCCGTCAAATAATCTAATGCGCGCACAGAGGTAAAAACACACGTTTGTAAAGAATGAATGAACCAGGGTGAAATTTACTGTGTCATGCTACGCACT
This region includes:
- the psmc3 gene encoding 26S proteasome regulatory subunit 6A, with protein sequence MSSLNDRSVWDEVEDGIGEEVLKMSTEEIVQRTRLLDSEIKIMKSEVLRVTHELQAMKDKIKENTEKIKVNKTLPYLVSNVIELLDVDPNDQEEDGANVDLDSQRKGKCAVIKTSTRQTYFLPVIGLVDAEKLKPGDLVGVNKDSYLILETLPTEYDSRVKAMEVDERPTEQYSDIGGLDKQIQELVEAIVLPMNHKEKFENLGIQPPKGVLMYGPPGTGKTLLARACAAQTKATFLKLAGPQLVQMFIGDGAKLVRDAFALAKEKAPSIIFIDELDAIGTKRFDSEKAGDREVQRTMLELLNQLDGFQPNMQVKVIAATNRVDILDPALLRSGRLDRKIEFPMPNEEARARIMQIHSRKMNVCPDVNYEELARCTDDFNGAQCKAVCVEAGMIALRRGATELNHEDYMEGILEVQAKKKANLQYYA